ATCCTCGTCCGTGAACTGGGCATCACGCTGATGCGCTTCGTCGTGATCCGGTACGGCGTTATGGCCGCCTCCCGGGGCGGCAAGCTCAAGACCGTGGTCCAGACCTTCGCCATTTTCGTGTTCCTGCTTCCGCTGACCGCTTGGCTGGGTGCCTGGGCATGGTGGATCGGCGCCGTCTTCATGGCCGCCGCGCTCGTCATCACAGTGGTCACCGGCGTCGACTACGTCCTGCAGGCCGTCAAGCTGCGCCGCGCCGGCAAGCGCGCATGAATGACGCGCCTGCCGCCGGCCTGGCGGGCGAGGTTGTGGCCGCGGCCCGGGACGCCGGGCTGACCATCGCCACTGCCGAGTCGCTCACTGCAGGCATGCTCTGTGCCGAGCTGGGGTCAGTTCCCGGTGCTTCGGCGGTTTTGCAGGGCGGCGTGGTTGCGTATCAAAATGGAATCAAGCTGTCCGTCCTCGGGGTTCCGGCCGAGCTCCTGGCCCAAGCCGGATCCGTCGACGGGAGGGTGGCTGAGCACATGGCCGCCGGAGCGCGGCGGGTTCTTGGCGCCGACGTCGGGGTCGCCACCACCGGCGTCGCCGGACCTGAAACGCACGACGGCAAGCCGGTTGGTACCGTGTTCCTGGGGATCGCTACTTCCGAAGGGACCTCCGTCCGGGAGTTTCTGTTCGCGGGGGACCGTACGGCCATCCGAACAGCGGCCTGCAGTGAAGCACTCTCCATGCTGGCGTCAGTGCTGGAAGACCGGTAGCGGGGCGGAAATCAGGAAGCTGCGCAGGCGGGAACAAAACCGGCAGGGCGTCAGTTGTTAGTATCAGGAACCGCCAAGGTTCCTTTATTACGATCTTTGGACAGTCTGCGGTACCGCCGCAGTCCGTACTCACAGGGAGCAGGACGATACACATGGTTAAGCAACCCGTATCCGTGAACGGCGTGATCCGCTGGCGGGATGTAGGGTTGGCGGAAGACGCACACCGGGAGCCTAAGGAGCGCAAGATGGTAGTTCTTCGTCACGAGATTGGTGATGTACTCCGCGACGTGCGCCAGCGCCAGGGCCGGACCCTGCGCGAGGTGTCGCATAGCGCCCGCGTTTCTCTCGGCTACCTCAGCGAGGTTGAGCGCGGACAGAAGGAAGCATCATCCGAACTTCTGTCTTCAATCTGCAGTGCCCTCGATGTGCCCCTGTCCCTGATGCTCCGAGAGGTCAGCGACCGGGTGGCAAACGCCGAAGGCGTTGCCATTCCAGACACCGTGCCATCTGAGTTTTCCCGGGAGTTCGCCCGCGAATTCCCCGAAGACCTGGCACGGGACCTGGCCCGCACATCCTAGAAACCGCACACCGCACACCGCAGCGCGTCACGCCGGCCGAACGGAATCGGCCGTAGTGACTGTGTTGCCCCATAGACATACTCCTTGACGCTGTTGCATCAAGGCGAAGAAATCTCCAGAGGAAACCCCCGCAGGCGCGGTGCCTGCGGGGGTTTGTTCTGTCCGGGGCCTGTTCTGTCTGGGGCCTGTTCTGTCCGGGGCCTAGCGGCCGTCCGGGCCGGGAGGTGTGTCCTCCACCTGATCCCCGGCGCGCCGGACGGAAGCATTCAGTTTGTGCAGCAGCCGGACCAGGGTATGGAGTTCCTCCGACTCCCACCCCGTCCAGGTACGTCGGAAGTGCTCCTTGCGCGCAGTGGCCGTTCCTTCCAGGCGCGCAGCACCAACCTCGGTGAGATTGATCGGCTGCGCCCGTCCGTCCTCCGGGTCCGCATGCTT
This genomic stretch from Arthrobacter sp. zg-Y1110 harbors:
- a CDS encoding CDP-alcohol phosphatidyltransferase family protein — translated: MVPLFIWFLASDDGRDGLFRWLAVATFAVAIYTDKLDGDIARSRGLITDFGKIADPIADKLLIGSALVMLSLLGELWWWVTIVILVRELGITLMRFVVIRYGVMAASRGGKLKTVVQTFAIFVFLLPLTAWLGAWAWWIGAVFMAAALVITVVTGVDYVLQAVKLRRAGKRA
- a CDS encoding CinA family protein — encoded protein: MNDAPAAGLAGEVVAAARDAGLTIATAESLTAGMLCAELGSVPGASAVLQGGVVAYQNGIKLSVLGVPAELLAQAGSVDGRVAEHMAAGARRVLGADVGVATTGVAGPETHDGKPVGTVFLGIATSEGTSVREFLFAGDRTAIRTAACSEALSMLASVLEDR
- a CDS encoding helix-turn-helix domain-containing protein yields the protein MVKQPVSVNGVIRWRDVGLAEDAHREPKERKMVVLRHEIGDVLRDVRQRQGRTLREVSHSARVSLGYLSEVERGQKEASSELLSSICSALDVPLSLMLREVSDRVANAEGVAIPDTVPSEFSREFAREFPEDLARDLARTS